A genomic window from Periweissella cryptocerci includes:
- a CDS encoding DNA/RNA helicase domain-containing protein: MNTQNEVNLLELLNVTESSDQLLHSFLKIHDYEYNFQKDSEQIDIDELKSYAKLLAHLAPVLSLEQMSGFVLGFKLKDQANTQFDLLKGSNDTIINFEFKSETPSKPISKQASEHYRFLKMQYSRVIVIEYLADSDEIWEYQSQTKQMEPLNFDDLINRIPNASTGIDRLEKLTRSDFLVAPYNKPKDFLGSLYELTSNQKNIKTAIVKKARGASAITGGPGSGKTLLLLDIVRALSETGKSVGMVMGAKVGAGQQEVADALNIDIRWYYDLSSLEIFKDKDKDILIFDESQRIPKKFIEEALEIDDSVIKIFSVDEGQVVHPNEQQEAIQQYLEDSPMVTVFPLKHSVRINPGLVDFQKKLFDKRVKNAEYHEFENVSLRYFKSEKAAQLFIEMRNLEKVAIIEPDEFVTQQSATTKHPKKFPGSKNAKDVIGQEFENVLLIFDQYVNYDEGKLVFGKSEYYPYIDEKMIYQAITRASNSVEIIVINNQPLFIEIQKLLTRSRDDFKKKGDKIATLQSDIHDLKQQLHEAETTVNELKVQLLEVKS; encoded by the coding sequence TTGAATACACAAAACGAAGTCAACTTGCTTGAATTACTAAATGTTACAGAATCATCTGATCAATTACTGCACAGTTTTTTGAAAATTCACGATTACGAATACAATTTCCAAAAAGACTCTGAACAAATTGATATTGACGAATTAAAGAGTTATGCCAAATTATTGGCACATTTGGCGCCGGTATTATCATTAGAACAAATGTCTGGTTTCGTATTAGGCTTTAAGTTGAAGGATCAAGCTAACACACAGTTTGATTTGTTAAAAGGAAGCAACGATACAATTATTAACTTTGAATTCAAATCTGAGACACCGTCAAAGCCGATTTCCAAACAGGCTTCTGAGCACTATCGTTTTTTAAAAATGCAATATTCGCGCGTAATAGTTATTGAATATTTGGCAGATTCAGACGAAATTTGGGAATATCAATCACAAACAAAGCAAATGGAACCCCTCAATTTTGATGATTTAATAAATCGGATTCCCAACGCAAGTACCGGAATTGATCGTCTCGAAAAATTAACGAGATCCGATTTTCTAGTGGCACCATATAATAAGCCAAAAGACTTCTTGGGTTCATTGTATGAATTAACGAGTAATCAAAAAAATATAAAAACTGCAATCGTAAAAAAAGCGCGGGGGGCATCAGCTATTACGGGTGGACCAGGTAGTGGTAAAACGTTGCTACTACTAGACATCGTACGTGCACTGTCCGAAACGGGTAAGTCAGTGGGGATGGTCATGGGTGCGAAAGTCGGTGCCGGGCAACAAGAAGTAGCCGATGCCCTTAATATTGATATACGTTGGTATTATGACTTGTCTAGTCTAGAAATTTTTAAGGATAAGGATAAGGATATTTTAATATTTGATGAAAGTCAGCGTATTCCTAAAAAATTTATTGAAGAAGCACTTGAAATTGATGATAGCGTAATTAAAATTTTTAGCGTCGACGAAGGTCAAGTTGTGCACCCAAATGAACAACAGGAAGCAATCCAACAATATTTGGAGGATTCACCTATGGTCACTGTTTTCCCATTAAAGCATTCAGTGCGAATAAATCCTGGCCTTGTAGATTTCCAAAAGAAATTATTTGATAAGCGGGTTAAAAACGCAGAGTATCATGAATTTGAAAATGTTAGCTTACGTTATTTCAAAAGTGAAAAAGCGGCTCAATTATTTATCGAAATGCGGAACCTGGAAAAGGTTGCAATTATCGAGCCGGATGAATTTGTCACACAACAATCAGCTACAACAAAGCACCCCAAGAAATTTCCCGGCTCTAAAAATGCCAAAGATGTCATCGGACAAGAGTTTGAAAATGTTCTACTAATTTTCGATCAATACGTGAACTACGATGAGGGAAAGCTCGTTTTCGGAAAAAGTGAGTACTACCCATATATTGATGAAAAGATGATCTATCAAGCTATTACAAGGGCATCCAATTCAGTAGAAATTATCGTTATTAATAACCAACCGTTATTTATCGAAATTCAAAAGTTATTAACGCGAAGCAGGGACGACTTTAAGAAAAAAGGTGACAAAATCGCCACGTTACAATCCGATATTCATGATTTGAAGCAACAACTTCATGAGGCGGAAACAACAGTAAACGAATTGAAAGTACAATTGCTTGAGGTAAAAAGTTAA
- a CDS encoding helix-turn-helix transcriptional regulator: protein MGELLKKLRIEHGYTQEVLGDILHVQHQRISAWEHEIYDVPLPILVKLSELYGVSTDELLAPFKSTH from the coding sequence ATGGGGGAATTATTAAAAAAATTACGCATTGAACATGGCTACACACAAGAAGTGTTAGGAGACATTTTGCACGTTCAGCATCAACGAATTTCAGCTTGGGAGCATGAGATTTATGATGTGCCATTGCCAATTTTAGTTAAGCTGTCAGAGTTGTATGGTGTAAGCACTGATGAGCTGTTGGCGCCATTTAAGAGCACGCACTAA
- the rpmA gene encoding 50S ribosomal protein L27 produces MLLNMETLTMFAHHKGGGSSANGRDSAGRRLGTKVADGQDLTAGSIIYRQRGTHIYPGVNVRRGNDDTLYSVADGVVKFERKGRDKRQVSVYTREQYNAIVEANRATKPRA; encoded by the coding sequence ATGTTATTGAACATGGAAACCCTTACAATGTTTGCCCACCACAAGGGGGGCGGTTCATCTGCCAATGGACGTGACTCAGCTGGTCGTCGTCTTGGTACTAAAGTTGCTGACGGTCAAGATTTGACTGCTGGTTCAATCATCTACCGTCAACGCGGTACTCACATCTACCCAGGTGTGAACGTACGTCGTGGTAACGATGATACTTTGTACTCAGTTGCTGATGGTGTTGTTAAGTTCGAACGTAAAGGCCGTGACAAGCGTCAAGTGTCTGTTTACACTCGCGAACAATACAACGCAATCGTAGAAGCAAACCGTGCGACTAAGCCACGCGCTTAA
- the rplU gene encoding 50S ribosomal protein L21 has translation MYAIIETGGKQYKVEKGDAIYVEKLNAEAGEKVTFDKVVLYKNRAAKIGEPFVAGVKVEGTVEKQGKQKKVVTFKYKPKKHMHTKQGHRQPYTKVVIDDIIAD, from the coding sequence GTGTACGCAATTATTGAAACAGGCGGTAAGCAATACAAGGTAGAAAAGGGTGATGCCATCTACGTTGAAAAGCTTAATGCCGAAGCAGGTGAAAAAGTAACTTTTGACAAGGTTGTTCTTTACAAGAACCGTGCCGCAAAGATTGGTGAACCATTCGTTGCAGGAGTTAAAGTTGAAGGTACTGTGGAAAAGCAAGGCAAGCAAAAGAAAGTTGTTACTTTCAAATACAAGCCTAAGAAGCACATGCACACTAAGCAAGGTCACCGTCAACCATACACTAAGGTTGTTATCGACGACATCATTGCTGACTAA
- a CDS encoding ribose-phosphate diphosphokinase: protein MSEDKHVKLFALNSNLPLAKSIANELNMPLSEAEVKHFADGEIQIAIGESVRGAEVYVIQGVADPVNTSFMELMIMVDALRRASAATINVVMPYYGYARQDRKARSREPISAKLLASLLEMNGVNRVVTIDLHADQVQGFFNIPIDHLLGAPLLANYFFSRNLVDDDLVVVSPSHSGVSRARKFAELLKAPIAIIDNRDDAKDNSVPSSIIGEVAGKRAIIVDDIIDTGLSMSLSAAALNFAGATEVYGVATHAVFSGDSVELLKQAPLKEVIVTDTVLVPEAKQFTKLVQLSVGPLFAAAIQRIHTNQPIENLLRSEDNEDVQL, encoded by the coding sequence ATGTCAGAAGATAAACACGTTAAACTTTTTGCGCTTAATTCAAATCTCCCATTAGCAAAATCAATTGCTAATGAGTTAAACATGCCTTTGAGTGAAGCGGAAGTTAAGCACTTTGCTGATGGTGAAATTCAAATTGCGATTGGTGAATCAGTCCGTGGGGCTGAAGTGTATGTGATTCAAGGGGTCGCTGATCCAGTTAACACTTCCTTCATGGAACTAATGATTATGGTTGATGCGCTCCGGCGTGCCAGTGCGGCAACCATTAATGTGGTGATGCCATACTATGGTTATGCCCGCCAAGATCGCAAGGCACGTTCACGCGAACCAATTTCAGCTAAGCTATTAGCTTCATTGTTAGAAATGAATGGTGTTAATCGCGTTGTGACGATTGATTTGCACGCTGATCAAGTCCAAGGTTTCTTCAATATTCCAATTGATCATTTATTAGGGGCACCATTGTTGGCTAATTATTTCTTCAGCCGCAATTTAGTCGACGATGACTTAGTCGTGGTTTCACCTTCACACTCAGGCGTAAGCCGCGCGCGTAAGTTCGCTGAATTGTTGAAAGCCCCAATTGCGATTATTGATAATCGTGACGACGCCAAAGACAACAGTGTCCCTTCATCAATTATTGGTGAAGTCGCCGGCAAACGCGCAATTATTGTTGATGATATTATTGATACCGGTTTATCAATGTCACTTTCAGCTGCTGCTTTGAACTTTGCGGGGGCCACTGAGGTTTACGGTGTTGCAACGCACGCTGTGTTCTCTGGTGATTCAGTTGAGCTCTTGAAGCAAGCACCATTGAAGGAAGTTATTGTGACGGACACGGTTTTGGTACCAGAAGCCAAACAATTTACTAAATTAGTGCAATTGTCAGTAGGACCATTGTTTGCCGCCGCCATCCAACGGATTCACACTAACCAACCAATTGAAAACTTGTTGCGCTCAGAAGATAACGAAGACGTGCAACTCTAA
- a CDS encoding ATP-dependent RecD-like DNA helicase, whose product MDEEMTLFEEETTTPYVLGKVSAVFFAASDSFYKVVALRVLENNFGWKEKEIVATGSFGELQEDGTYRFFGKLVNHAKYGQQLQVTNYKSEGTNTEHGLITYLSGELFTGIGEKTAERIVDLLGMDAINTIISDPDSLASLGLKNDVVENLVETLRLNNGMEQVVIGLNEYGFGSTLATAIYQKYKTDTLEIIRNNPYQLAEDIEGISFKRADQLAAVVGIEPDAPVRVQAGLLATLDQQSFNSGDVYMQVPQLLEQARHLLETARNIAIDRDILQQALLDLAQANKVVAEDTRIYLASLYEAEWRSAEWLDRLDAQTDAIQYADEKIEKVLKKVEKRLKIKYDDRQKAAIVEAIKSPVFLLTGGPGTGKTTIINGLVATFAELREIDLDVNAYKDDTFPILLAAPTGRAAKRMSETTGLPASTIHRLLGMTGREKNTVPDIEDLKGALLIVDEMSMVDILLFRTLLQAIPLKMHVVFVGDKDQLPSVGPGQVFSDLLASQHFNQVELTQIYRQENASSIIPLAHDIKDGQLPADLTVNQPDRTFIFAHAQQVPKVVEQVVKKAQDAGFAYNDVQVLAPMYRGTAGINNLNVVAQNVLNPLKTAKSREVEFNGQKFRVGDKILQLVNSPESNIFNGDIGKITGIMLAKDKGNVEKVDQLTIAFDAGEVTYPRSEWNRLTLAYATSIHKAQGSEFKLVIMPLVGAFSIMLQRNLLYTGITRASEMLIMIGEPDAFVRSVNNLGANRLTTLQARINTISDGGTTPELKKPETPSVAVADDVLDTPTNVAEPVAKPALASKRLTPDVVENGSLADNMSFDIFETSVATPETSVVEPVTKATRDDSSAMGTTLTLAMVTDGLVDPMVGMAEISPYDFMPNK is encoded by the coding sequence ATGGATGAAGAAATGACCTTGTTTGAAGAAGAAACTACGACACCTTATGTCCTAGGCAAAGTGTCGGCCGTTTTTTTTGCGGCTAGCGATAGTTTTTATAAAGTGGTTGCTTTGCGCGTATTGGAAAATAACTTTGGTTGGAAAGAAAAAGAAATTGTTGCCACGGGTTCTTTTGGCGAATTGCAAGAGGATGGGACATACCGCTTTTTTGGTAAACTGGTGAATCATGCTAAGTATGGGCAACAGCTACAAGTCACAAACTACAAGAGTGAAGGTACGAACACGGAGCATGGGTTAATTACCTATTTGTCGGGCGAACTTTTTACGGGGATTGGCGAAAAGACCGCCGAGCGGATTGTTGATCTGTTAGGCATGGACGCGATTAATACCATTATTTCGGATCCTGATAGTTTAGCTTCATTAGGCTTGAAAAACGATGTAGTTGAGAATTTGGTTGAAACATTGCGGTTAAATAATGGGATGGAACAAGTCGTAATTGGTTTGAATGAATACGGCTTTGGTTCGACGTTAGCGACGGCTATTTATCAAAAATACAAGACCGATACCTTGGAAATAATTCGCAACAATCCGTACCAGTTGGCCGAAGATATTGAAGGCATTAGTTTTAAACGGGCGGATCAATTGGCTGCAGTGGTTGGCATTGAACCCGACGCACCAGTCCGCGTGCAAGCAGGGTTACTAGCTACTTTAGACCAACAGAGTTTTAATTCTGGGGACGTCTACATGCAAGTACCCCAATTGTTGGAGCAAGCGCGTCATTTGTTAGAAACGGCCCGCAATATTGCCATTGACCGTGATATTTTACAACAGGCGTTACTAGACTTGGCTCAAGCAAATAAAGTGGTGGCCGAAGATACGCGCATTTATTTAGCGAGTTTGTACGAAGCGGAATGGCGTAGTGCAGAATGGCTTGATCGCTTGGATGCGCAAACCGATGCCATCCAATATGCGGACGAAAAAATTGAAAAAGTCCTCAAAAAAGTTGAAAAACGGCTGAAAATTAAATATGATGACCGCCAAAAAGCCGCGATTGTCGAAGCGATTAAGAGTCCAGTCTTTCTTTTAACGGGTGGACCGGGGACTGGTAAGACGACTATTATTAATGGATTAGTCGCAACCTTTGCCGAGCTGCGTGAGATTGATTTGGACGTGAACGCCTATAAAGACGACACCTTTCCAATTCTATTGGCTGCACCAACTGGGCGTGCGGCCAAGCGGATGAGTGAAACAACTGGTTTACCAGCTAGCACAATTCACCGGTTGCTGGGGATGACTGGGCGCGAAAAGAACACCGTCCCTGATATTGAAGATTTAAAAGGGGCGCTTTTAATTGTCGATGAAATGTCGATGGTTGATATTTTACTTTTCCGGACGCTGCTACAAGCCATTCCATTAAAAATGCACGTGGTCTTCGTGGGTGATAAGGATCAATTACCATCAGTTGGCCCTGGGCAAGTATTCAGCGATTTATTAGCGAGTCAGCATTTCAATCAAGTTGAATTAACCCAGATTTACCGGCAAGAAAATGCAAGTTCGATTATTCCGTTAGCCCACGATATTAAAGACGGCCAATTGCCGGCTGATTTGACCGTGAACCAACCAGATCGGACGTTTATTTTCGCTCACGCCCAACAAGTGCCTAAAGTCGTGGAGCAAGTCGTCAAAAAAGCTCAAGATGCGGGCTTTGCGTATAATGATGTGCAAGTCCTCGCACCAATGTATCGTGGCACGGCAGGAATTAATAACCTAAATGTAGTTGCGCAGAACGTTTTGAACCCCTTGAAAACGGCAAAATCACGCGAAGTTGAGTTCAACGGGCAAAAATTTCGCGTGGGTGATAAGATTCTGCAACTCGTGAATAGTCCTGAAAGCAACATTTTCAATGGTGACATCGGGAAAATAACCGGCATCATGCTCGCCAAAGATAAAGGCAACGTCGAAAAAGTCGATCAACTCACAATTGCATTTGATGCGGGTGAAGTCACGTATCCGCGTTCAGAGTGGAATCGCTTAACGCTCGCTTATGCAACTTCGATTCATAAAGCCCAAGGTAGTGAATTCAAATTAGTGATTATGCCTTTGGTTGGAGCGTTTTCGATTATGCTCCAACGTAATTTACTCTACACAGGGATTACGCGGGCAAGTGAAATGCTAATTATGATTGGGGAACCGGATGCGTTTGTCCGCAGTGTCAACAATCTAGGCGCTAACCGTTTAACAACCTTGCAAGCACGGATTAATACGATTTCTGATGGGGGCACGACGCCAGAACTAAAAAAACCTGAAACACCAAGCGTGGCTGTTGCCGATGATGTGCTGGACACTCCTACTAACGTGGCTGAGCCAGTAGCTAAACCAGCACTAGCGTCTAAGCGCTTGACCCCAGACGTAGTTGAAAACGGCTCCTTGGCGGATAATATGTCATTTGATATCTTTGAAACAAGTGTCGCCACGCCTGAAACGTCGGTGGTAGAACCTGTTACTAAGGCTACTAGGGATGATTCCTCAGCGATGGGGACGACATTAACGCTAGCGATGGTAACAGATGGGTTAGTTGATCCGATGGTGGGGATGGCTGAAATTTCGCCCTATGATTTTATGCCTAACAAATAA